Proteins encoded together in one Amblyomma americanum isolate KBUSLIRL-KWMA chromosome 1, ASM5285725v1, whole genome shotgun sequence window:
- the LOC144114699 gene encoding uncharacterized protein LOC144114699 isoform X1 yields the protein MFSLESNNMWLVNSQHAAEGGLERLPTTPHLAVIGSSMGDVKKIIVAVDSTRSLEKAMGLLLGAFFVFNVAYPPDCPLTMELLQRYLGQSNPTKGRGKGRACGIAPKLLSLLNAL from the exons ATGTTTTCTCTGGAGTCTAATAACATGTGGCTTGTGAATTCCCAGCATGCAGCTGAAGGGGGGCTGGAAAGACTGCCAACAACTCCGCACCTTGCTGTGATTG gatcaagcatgggggacgtaaagaagatcatcgttgcagtggattctacaagaagtcttgagaaggccatgggcctcctccttggtgccttctttgtgttcaacgttgcgtaccctcccgactgccccctcaccatggagcttttgcagag gtaccttgggcagagcaacccaacgaaagggcgcggcaaaggcagggcctgcggaatcgcaccaaagttgctgagcctgctgaatgcactttaa
- the LOC144114699 gene encoding uncharacterized protein LOC144114699 isoform X2, translating into MGDVKKIIVAVDSTRSLEKAMGLLLGAFFVFNVAYPPDCPLTMELLQRYLGQSNPTKGRGKGRACGIAPKLLSLLNAL; encoded by the exons atgggggacgtaaagaagatcatcgttgcagtggattctacaagaagtcttgagaaggccatgggcctcctccttggtgccttctttgtgttcaacgttgcgtaccctcccgactgccccctcaccatggagcttttgcagag gtaccttgggcagagcaacccaacgaaagggcgcggcaaaggcagggcctgcggaatcgcaccaaagttgctgagcctgctgaatgcactttaa